AATGGATATTATTCGCGCTGTTGAAGCTGAACAGTTAAAGGATAACGCTGAAAACTTCAGAGTGGGTGACACCATAAAGGTTCACTTTAAGATTATCGAAGGTAAGAATGAGAGAATTCAGATTTATGAAGGCCTCGTTATTGCCATTAACAACCCAGGTATCAACAGAACAGTAACAGTTCGTAAGATTTCCTATGGTGTAGGTGTGGAAAGAGTTTTCCCCATTCAT
The window above is part of the Oceanispirochaeta sp. genome. Proteins encoded here:
- the rplS gene encoding 50S ribosomal protein L19, yielding MDIIRAVEAEQLKDNAENFRVGDTIKVHFKIIEGKNERIQIYEGLVIAINNPGINRTVTVRKISYGVGVERVFPIHSPKIQMIEVTRHGKVRRSKLYYIRDRVGKSAKVKELIRKKTVTKA